In one Cervus elaphus chromosome 9, mCerEla1.1, whole genome shotgun sequence genomic region, the following are encoded:
- the GNG14 gene encoding putative guanine nucleotide-binding protein G(I)/G(S)/G(O) subunit gamma-14, producing MSSKVTVGSDIGQARRAVEQLRMEAGIDRVKVSKAAADLLQFCTEQAKSDPFLVGIPAATNPFKEKPCAIL from the exons ATGTCCAGCAAGGTGACCGTTGGCAGTGACATTGGGCAAGCCCGCCGGGCCGTGGAGCAGCTGCGGATGGAGGCGGGCATTGACCGCGTGAAG GTATCCAAGGCAGCTGCTGACCTGCTGCAGTTCTGCACAGAGCAGGCCAAGAGCGACCCCTTTCTCGTGGGCATCCCGGCCGCCACCAACCCCTTCAAGGAGAAGCCCTGCGCCATCCTATGA